A DNA window from Fragaria vesca subsp. vesca linkage group LG3, FraVesHawaii_1.0, whole genome shotgun sequence contains the following coding sequences:
- the LOC101312235 gene encoding uncharacterized protein LOC101312235 → MATVASLSPPADQASDLLQNLSLDSQAKDVKISEPPKKANAVTGKLQSTDRTRSTTPSLKDSTMPYHPNGYSSSAYYYGGYGGLEWGNNMNSVVYGYGYAPYNTYSTTGSPTVGSGQLYEQQYQYPPYFKQLAPKTGSPYMPNSAVPSNGGVSTIKDADQKSSPVGTANGISNSTLTSVGLKENNLSDFSKYQNSSLNAKGSYEGYTDAIYGFDGLMSPIPWLEGSTFSNGQAKGTGYTGNRTLSSKNQISRPSSPYMGLLPRLGYGLDTSRGLSGMYSNDLYGHNWNTYGLGMGFGSNTFGMSRNGYGWTSVQNKFKPRGRGSNFRYGNQDIDGLEELNKGPRGKSYKAGVNVGLNKANDEKDTTSAVPEGEQRSGADMLDNYSDAKFFIIKSYSEDDVHKSVKYNVWASTPNGNKKLDAAYQEAQEIATGCPVFLLFSVNASGQFVGLAEMVGPVDFEKNVEYWQQDKWTGCFPVKWHIVKDVPNSLLKHITLENNENKPVTNSRDTQEVKLDEGLKLIKLFKDHSSKTCLLDDFEFYEDRQKTIEEVKAKRQIRKKKVLEEKPTDGVEEALVKSPESLGTTLDVKEPTSVDQSDEQVKPLENGTVAEAGDGLKSPQSVVEESKVAETN, encoded by the exons ATGGCCACTGTCGCTTCACTCTCGCCTCCTGCGGATC AAGCTTCAGACTTGCTGCAGAATTTGTCGTTGGATTCTCAGGCTAAGGATGTCAAGATTTCTGAGCCCCCCAAGAAG GCCAATGCTGTGACTGGAAAGCTCCAGTCAACTGACCGGACTAGGTCTACTACCCCATCACTCAAGGATTCAACCATGCCCTATCACCCTAATGGTTACTCCTCTTCTGCTTATTACTATGGAG GCTATGGTGGACTTGAGTGGGGCAACAATATGAATTCT GTTGTCTATGGTTATGGCTATGCACCCTACAACACATATTCAACAACAGGGTCTCCAACTGTGGGAAGTGGTCAGCTATATGAACAGCAGTATCAATATCCTCCCTATTTTAAGCAGCTGGCTCCTAAAACTGGTTCACCCTACATGCCTAATTCAGCTGTTCCTTCCAATGGTGGTGTTTCCACCATTAAGGATGCTGACCAAAAGTCCTCACCAGTAGGAACAGCTAATGGGATATCCAACAGTACTTTGACCAGTGTGGGGCTGAAGGAAAATAATCTTTCAGACTTCTCCAAATATCAAAATTCCTCTTTGAATGCAAAGGGTTCCTATGAGGGATACACTGATGCCATATATGGTTTTGATGGTTTGATGTCTCCCATACCATGGTTAGAAGGGTCAACGTTTTCAAATGGACAGGCTAAGGGGACTGGATATACAGGCAACAGAACACTATCTTCTAAGAATCAGATTTCACGACCAAGCTCTCCATACATG GGTTTGCTGCCAAGGTTGGGGTATGGTTTGGATACATCTCGTGGACTTAGTGGGATGTATAGCAACGATTTATATGGTCATAACTGGAACACATATGGACTTGGTATGGGGTTTGGATCTAATACGTTTGGTATGTCAAGAAATGGATATGGGTGGACCTCTGTTCAAAACAAGTTTAAACCTAGGGGGCGAGGAAGCAACTTTCGCTATGGTAACCAGGACATAGATGGGTTGGAAGAGTTGAACAAAGGACCTAGAGGTAAGAGTTATAAAGCTGGGGTCAATGTCGGGTTGAATAAAGCTAATGATGAGAAAGATACAACTAGCGCCGTTCCAGAGGGGGAGCAGCGCTCAGGAGCAGATATGCTTGATAATTACTCAGATGCCAAGTTCTTCATTATAAAGTCATATAGTGAGGATGATGTTCATAAGAGTGTTAAGTATAATGTCTGGGCCAGCACACCAAACGGAAACAAGAAACTTGATGCAGCATACCAGGAGGCTCAGGAGATAGCTACTGGCTGCCCTGTATTTCTGCTCTTCTCG GTAAATGCTAGTGGCCAATTCGTTGGCCTAGCAGAGATGGTAGGGCCAGTTGATTTTGAAAAGAATGTGGAGTATTGGCAACAAGACAAGTGGACTGGTTGTTTTCCTGTTAAGTGGCACATTGTAAAGGATGTACCCAACAGTTTGCTAAAGCACATTACCCTTGAAAACAATGAAAACAAACCTGTCACAAACAGTAGGGACACTCAAGAG GTCAAGTTAGATGAGGGGCTTAAATTGATCAAACTATTCAAGGATCATTCCAGTAAAACATGCCTTTTGGATGATTTTGAGTTTTATGAAGATCGCCAGAAGACAATTGAGGAAGTTAAAGCAAAGCGGCAGATCCGGAAGAAG AAGGTATTGGAGGAGAAGCCCACTGATGGGGTAGAAGAGGCACTAGTCAAATCACCAGAGTCATTGGGAACTACATTGGATGTGAAGGAACCAACATCAGTTGATCAGAGTGATGAACAAGTGAAGCCTTTGGAGAATGGAACCGTTGCAGAAGCTGGAGATGGCCTAAAGAGTCCACAATCAGTTGTTGAAGAGTCCAAGGTGGCTGAAACAAATTAG
- the LOC101312523 gene encoding uncharacterized protein LOC101312523, producing MATVAPPADQAADLLQKLSIDSQTKTLEIPEPTKKPSVNQYGSIDSGNAVNGQIPSDRSVTPLSTDFTDQSFSYLPNGYPSAAYYYGGYDGAGDWDEYSRYVNPEGVDMTSGVYGDNGSLMYHHGYGYAPYGPYSPAASPVPTMGNDGQLYGPQHYQYPPYFQPLTPTSGPYTPSPVAPQNEVSTSLGADQKPLPVETANGISNGIANNASVKGSALPARVPTPGYQDPRYGYDTVRSPIPWLDAPLFSDGQHRPMANTPITSNSNGNRIPSLRNQNYRPNSHYMGLHHPRPLSGIGTAQGFMNSSMYPSKLFGQYGNTVRSGLGYGSHGYDSRTSGRTWLAVDNKYKQPRGRNGGYYGYGNENSDGLNELNRGPRARGSKNQKSFTPSALAIKGQNVPASLSHDEEKDTSTVPDREQYNKADFPEDYTDAKFFIIKSYSEDDVHKSIKYNVWASTPNGNKKLHAAYQEAQEKTGGCPVFLFFSVNTSGQFVGLAEMLGPVDFNKNLEYWQQDKWNGCFSVKWHFVKDVPNSLLKHITLENNENKPVTNSRDTQEVKLEPGLKMIKIFKEHSSKTCILDDFGFYESRQKTIQEKKAKQQQQFQKQVNCFLQLMQVWEGKTLDEKKEVVANGQVKTQNSSDVPSEINKESIPTVHASEELKLAENGSIATGEAPKGAKPVVAEKRAVGNGVANGC from the exons ATGGCCACCGTTGCTCCTCCCGCAGATC AAGCAGCAGATTTGCTCCAGAAGCTGTCAATAGATTCGCAGACCAAGACTCTGGAAATTCCAGAGCCTACAAAGAAG CCTTCTGTTAACCAATACGGGTCTATTGATTCTGGCAATGCTGTGAATGGTCAGATCCCATCTGATCGCTCTGTGACTCCACTGTCGACTGACTTCACGGATCAATCTTTCTCCTATCTCCCAAATGGTTATCCATCTGCAGCCTATTACTATGGAG GCTATGATGGGGCTGGCGACTGGGATGAGTACTCGAGATATGTGAATCCAGAGGGAGTAGATATGACTTCG GGGGTTTATGGAGATAACGGGTCTCTTATGTACCACCATGGTTATGGGTATGCACCGTATGGGCCTTATTCACCAGCAGCTTCCCCTGTTCCAACTATGGGAAATGATGGTCAGTTATACGGGCCTCAACATTACCAGTACCCGCCCTATTTCCAGCCGCTGACTCCAACCAGTGGGCCATACACTCCCAGTCCTGTAGCCCCTCAGAATGAGGTATCAACTTCCTTAGGTGCTGACCAAAAGCCTCTGCCAGTGGAAACAGCTAATGGAATTTCTAATGGCATTGCAAATAATGCAAGTGTGAAAGGAA GTGCTTTGCCTGCACGTGTTCCTACTCCTGGTTACCAGGACCCAAGATATGGTTACGACACAGTACGGTCTCCAATCCCCTGGTTAGATGCCCCACTTTTTTCAGATGGGCAGCATAGACCTATGGCAAATACACCCATTACTTCAAACTCGAATGGCAATAGAATTCCATCTTTGAGGAACCAGAACTACCGTCCAAATTCGCACTACATG GGTTTGCACCACCCCAGACCGCTGTCAGGAATAGGTACAGCTCAAGGGTTTATGAATAGCAGCATGTACCCAAGCAAGCTATTTGGCCAGTATGGAAACACAGTCAGATCTGGTCTGGGATATGGGTCTCATGGTTATGATTCGCGAACCAGTGGACGCACATGGCTGGCTGTTGACAACAAGTATAAACAACCCAGGGGGCGTAATGGTGGTTACTATGGATATGGTAATGAGAACTCGGACGGTTTAAATGAGCTCAACAGAGGACCTCGGGCAAGAGGCTCAAAGAACCAAAAGAGTTTTACCCCTAGTGCATTAGCTATCAAGGGGCAGAATGTGCCAGCAAGTCTTAGTCATGATGAGGAAAAGGATACAAGTACTGTTCCAGACAGAGAGCAATACAATAAAGCAGATTTTCCAGAGGATTATACTGATGCCAAATTCTTTATTATCAAGTCATATAGTGAGGATGATGTCCATAAGAGCATCAAGTATAATGTTTGGGCCAGTACACCAAATGGCAACAAGAAGCTTCATGCAGCATACCAGGAGGCTCAGGAGAAGACTGGTGGCTGCCCTGTATTTCTTTTTTTCTCG GTCAATACCAGTGGGCAATTTGTCGGCCTCGCTGAGATGTTGGGGCCTGTTGATTTCAACAAGAATTTGGAGTACTGGCAGCAAGACAAATGGAATGGCTGTTTCTCTGTCAAGTGGCATTTTGTTAAAGACGTTCCTAACAGTTTGTTGAAGCATATTACTCTTGAAAATAATGAGAACAAACCTGTGACTAATAGTAGGGACACTCAGGAG GTTAAGTTGGAACCAGGGCTTAAAATGATCAAAATATTCAAGGAGCATTCAAGTAAAACATGCATTTTGGATGACTTTGGATTTTATGAGTCCCGCCAGAAGACAATCCAGGAGAAGAAGGCCAAGCAACAGCAGCAGTTTCAGAAGCAGGTAAATTGTTTCTTGCAACTTATG CAGGTATGGGAAGGAAAAACTCTTGATGAGAAGAAAGAGGTAGTGGCAAATGGACAAGTGAAAACACAAAATTCATCGGATGTTCCCTCTGAGATAAACAAGGAATCTATCCCAACAGTGCATGCCAGCGAGGAGCTGAAACTTGCAGAAAATGGATCAATTGCGACTGGCGAAGCCCCAAAGGGTGCTAAACCGGTTGTGGCTGAGAAGAGGGCTGTAGGAAATGGGGTTGCAAACGGTTGCTAG